Part of the Betaproteobacteria bacterium genome, CTATGCCAACTGGCATAACCCCGATGGCCGCAGCGTATGGAGCTTTGCAATGATTACTGTCAACGCTGACGGCCATCCGGTTTATCAGCGCATGCACAAGCCCGGCGAGGAAAAGCGGATGGTCACCATACTGGATCCCGCGGACTACGATCGCTGGCTGCAATGCACACCGGCCGAGGCGAAGTCGTTTTTCAAACAGTGGCAGGGCCCGTTCGATGCCTTCCCTGCGCCCCTGCCCTCACGCGCACGCAAGCCAAGGTAGTGATTGCAACGCCGCTGACCATCTGATTTCGAGTCCGCGCCGCTTCGTGCCGCGATCCGCTCTGTGTAGCTAGCCGTGTAACTGGCCGCTGGCTATCATGGAGAATATCTAGTCAATTCAAATGGATTACAATTGTTATTGACAATGAGATTGTCTCACTTCAATCAGTCAACTTAATCAGAATCTGGAGGAGTTTCAGATGACCATCAAGGTAGGCGACAAACTTCCCGCCGGCACGCTGTCGGAATTCATCGAAGACGAAACGCCGGGTTGCACCATCGGCCCGAATGCGTTCAAGGTCGAAGAGCTGGTGCGCGGCAAACGCATCGCGATACTGGGGCTGCCCGGGGCATTTACGCCCACCTGTTCGGCCAAGCATCTTCCCGGCTTCCTCAAGATGGCCGACGAATTCCGCAACAAGAAGGTGGATGAGATCTGGTGCCTGTCGGTCAACGACGCGTTCGTGATGGGTGCGTGGGGCAAGGACCAGGGCACCAAGGGCAAAGTGCGCATGATGGCCGACGGCAGCGGACACTATTCCAAGGCGCTCGGCCTGGAATTCGACCTCACCCAGCGTGGCATGGGCGTGCGCTCGCAGCGCTATTCGATGCTGGTGGTCGACGGCGTGGTCAAGGCGTTCAACCTTGATCAGCCGGGCAAGTTCGAAGTCAGCGATGCCGAAACGCTGCTGAAGCAGGCTGAGAAGGTGACGCAGTTCATTCCGTAAAAATGATGAAGCGATTTCTTGGTGCGTGTCTGATCATCACGTCGCTGTCGGCCGTCGCCGCAGAGCCGCCGGCGCCCGCAGATTTAAATGGCGCTGGAGGAAAACCTGTCGCGACTTCCCATGGTCTGCTCGCGGAACTGGAGAGTTTTCTGCACCGGCAGGGGGTTGACGCTAGCCGCCTGAGCGCCGATACGATGGTCAGGCTGATGATCGACTGGTATCGTTTTGCGCCCGGCGATTCGGTCGCAGATGGATTATTCGCCGACGTACTCGTATATCGATATGGCGGCTGGTCCGAGGGGTGTGCGACGGCATTCAAGTTGAGTCTGCTCAGGCGGGTGACCGAGCGCAACGCCATCGGCGCAGACCCGGATCGTTTCGCCGGGATCACGTTGATGTTCGAACCAAGCGGCCAGGCAGAACTGATGCCGTTCACCACCGCTTCCTCCGACTGGAAATCGATCGACGCTTTTCTGGAAGCCATTGAAAGCTCCCCGGCTTTCAAGCAGCTCGCTGTCGCGACGCCCATGGCGGTTTTGATCGAGAGCGGCGGTTTGCGCTGATGCCGGCCTCTAGCCGGCAGTAAAAGCGTTGACGCAGAGGGTTCCTTTCAATACCCCCTTGAGGGGTGCGCAGAGGAAAAACCAGAAAGGTCGCGGAGTAATTCTTCTGAATAGACGATTCGACCCGATCTGACATCGCCCGGCCGATCAGATTTCGATTTCTATATAACTCTTCCGGTGCTGCCTGCTTTGCCTCTCAACTTTACTTCTTTGCATTTCTCTGCGCCCTTTCCTTTCTCCTCTGCGAACTCTGCGTCAACGCTCTTGAATTAAAAAACGGCAACGTTACGATGGCGCCGACCAGGTCCCCGCGTCAAATCTTATCCCGCGGGTACGACAAGGAATCCCGCGCGGGGAAAATGCACCACGACTTCGCCGGCGCGTTCGTCCTTGCGCCGGATGGCGATATGTTGCGCCGACAGCGACACGATCGTCCCCTCGACCGAAATCTTGCCGTAATCGTCCGGGATGACTTGCACGCGATCGCCAGGTTTGCGTCCGTTCAGATCTCCATTATCTTCCGCCATGGGGGTTTGCGGCGTGGCATTGCGTGCGATCTCCAGCGCCTCGGCGGATGTCAATTCGCGTTCGCGCGAGCCATGGCCGATTGCTTTTACGCGTTGCTCCCATGCCAGCATTTTCGGGAAGCGCTCGAATAAATTTGCTGCGTCGGTCAGATTGCCGCGCACATACCAGATGTTCATGTAGGCGTTGACGTCACCCAGGCTCGGCTGTTTTCCCAGCAGCCAGGCACGACCGTCACCGAGCTGGGCCTCGATCCAGTCCACGTGTGCACGCAACTGGTCGCGCATCTGCGGGATCGCGGCTTTCATGGCGTCGACGTCGAATTTCTGCCCGCGCAACTGCTCGCGATCCTCGCGAAACTCCTTCGGCACCTGGTCGGCAAGCGAGCCGAACACCAGATTCACGGTGTTCTGAAAGAAGGATCGATCGGTCCACATGCCGAGGCTCCAGGGGAGGCCGGCGTTTGCGTCCGGAAACAGAGTCGGCCGGGGGAAACGCCGCTCAAGTTCGCGGATGATTATCTGGGTGTCGCAATAGATATCCGCGCCGATCTGCAGCGTGGGCGTGCGCCGGTATCCGCCCGTCATCGGCATCAGGTCGGGGCGCGGCATGATCCGCGGAATCAGCACCGAGGTCCAGGCTATGTTCTTCAGGCCGAAGACGAGGCGGACCTTTTCCGAAAACGGCGATTTTTCGAAGTGGTGCAGGATGATCGGATACTGGCTGGTCATGCGGTCCTCAAGCAAGAAATGAAATGAGACTGTCCAGAACCTCGTCGGGCTTTTCCGCCATCAGCGAATGTCCGGCTCCGTCCAGCGCAACGACTTTGACGTCCGGCAGTTTCGAGATCACGTCCCTGGCAACTTTCATCGGCGTCATCAGGTCCCGCTTGCCGAGGATCATCAACACGGGGCATTTCAGTTTCCGGGCCGCCTCCAGTCCTGCCGCATAGTGGTTGCAGGCGCTGAAATCGGCATGCAGTACCCCGTCGCCGGAGCGTTCCATCAACCGCATCGCCGATCCCATCATCCACATGCCGGGCACGCGGTTACCTCCCAACTGCGCTGTATTGCTGTGAGCGAATACATTGATCATCTCGTAAGCCGCATGATCGTTGGCCTTCGACGTGTTCAACAGTGCTTCCGAAACCTGTATGGGCACGGCGCTTCCGATCATGGCAATTCTCTTGATCCGTTCGGGATGGCGGGCCGCGGTCTCCAATGCGACGAGCGATCCCATGCTGTGGCCGACCAGCGTAACGTGCTTCGCTCCGACCGCATCCAGCAAATGAGCGATCCATCCGGCAAGGTCGCCTATGGTGGCGAGGGCGGTGCCCGCCGACTTGCCGTGACCGGGCAGATCGACCGCAAGCGCATTCCAGCCGTGATACGCGTAATAGCGGCTTTGCAGCGACCAGACACTGTGATCGTTGGCCGCACCGTGGATGAAGACTACCGTCGGTTTGCTGGCGTCGAACGCGCGGTTGGCGGTGTAGGCGTAAGTTTTCCTGTCGTCGACCGTCAGGTACATATCAGGTTGTCATCGTAGTAACGGCTCCGCCGCAGCGGCACACTGCGCAAGGATATACACTGATGCGAGGCGCGTGCAACCTTGGAGGATATTGGAGCACGCGGTCCTTAACGAACGCGCCGGCGACGGCAATCCGGCGCACTGAATGGCCTACCCATGGAGGAACTCGTCATGATTCACAAGCGTGCGGCAGTAGCGATATCGGGAATGGCGCTGGCTTTCGCAGTCGGCGTCGCGGTCGGCCAGAACACGCCGCCCACCGAGAACAAGGGCGTGAAAGTCAGCCCGCCGACGGCTCTCGACCTCGCCAACGAGATCGACAGCGTAGCCGGCCGGCAACTGCGTATGCGGGTTGTCACGCTCGAACCGGGCGGCGTGGTCGCCATGCACAGCCACAATGGCCGCCCGGCCGTGGCCTATGCCCTGCAAGGCACACTGACCGAGCATCTCGAAAACGGCGATGTGCGCGACCATCGCGAAGGCGAGGCATGGACAGAAGACAGGAACACCACCCACTGGGCCGAAAACAAGAGCGACAAAGCGGTGATGGTGATCGCCGTCGACGTCTTCAAGCCGTGATCTGAAAGCGGGATCTGTCCGGTGTAACGCAGCCGGGCAGGCGGATCAGCTCGTCGCGATCGCGGCGGCCGCATCCTCGACGCTTTCTTCGAGGATTTTGACTTTCGGGCTCATCTGCGTCATCTGCGCCATGCCGAAAATCGTGGCGAAGGCCACATCCGTCGCGTCGCGGCCGGTGCCGATGCGCGTCACCTGGTTGCGCGGCGCCAGCTCGGTCGGATCGAACAGATACCAGCGCCCGCCGAGGAAAGCCTCGAACAACGCGTGGAAATCGGGCGGCGGATCCGGAAAATTGGCGTAGCTTGCGATGAATCTCGCCGGAATATTAAGCGCCCGGCAGAAGGCGATGGCGAGATGCGCGAAATCCCGGCAGACCCCGGCGCGCTGGACCAGGACGTCCGCGGCCGAAGTATTGGGATTCGAACTGCCGATCTGGTACTGGATGTGCTCGCGTATCCACCGGCAGATGGCTTCGACTCTGGCGTAGCCCGGTGGAAGGTTGCCGAATTCGCGTTGCGCCATGCGCATCAGCAGATCCGACTGGCAATAACGGCTCGGAAAGATGAAGGGAATGGTTTCCATCGGCAGCATGGCAATGGGCGACTCCTGGATGACCGCGGGATCGCCCGCCATGTAGTCCAGCCCGACTGTCGCGCGATACGAAACTTTCAGTGGTCCCGGATTCGCGCGGATGCGCACGAAGCGGTTTTCCAGCAACGGATCGGTAAATTGCTCGAAGGGCAGCGGCGGATCGAACGACAGCGTTTCTTCAATGATCTGCTGATACTGATTTCTCGCCGCCTCGATGTTGAAGACGAAATCGCTGGGTTGGAGAATGCTGTAGCTCAGTTCGTTATCGATGCTGACGCGGATCATGGTCTGTCATTCAGATTGCTGCGGGTCCGGCTGCTTTGACATGAAGCTGCGAAGCGGAGTTCGACTATCGCGCTGGCAACGGGGGCACTTCATTCGGGCGGCGAATGTTCGGGGTAAAGCCCAGACTAACGCCGGGTCGGTGGAGGGTCAAGGCGGGCAGTCGTGGGGCAGGGATGAACCAGCCCCGATGCGCTGAAGAAAGAATTGTGCAAAACAAAGCCCCGACTGCGTGCTCTGACCCCGCTCTTACGTCGTATCATATGCGTCAGGTTTTCACTCCGTGCCGGAGAGGTGATGCACAAGGTTTTTGTCGATGGACAGGAAGGCACGACGGGACTCCAGATCCGTGACCGGCTGCTCGGCCACGGCGGTGTCACGTTGATCGAGATCGACCCCGGCAAGCGCAAGGACACCTCGGAACGCCGGCGGCTCTTGAACGAAGCCGACATTGCTTTCCTGTGCCTGCCCGACGCCGCGGCAAAGGAGTCCGCCGCGCTGGTGACGAGCGGCCGCGCGCGGCTGATCGACGCGAGCACCGCGCATCGTACCGACCCTTCGTGGACCTACGGCCTGCCGGAATTGAACAAGGCGCAGCGCGCGAAGATCCTCAGTGCCAGGCGCGTGGCCAATGTCGGCTGCCATGCCGCCGGTTTCATCCTGCTCATGCACCCGCTGGTCGCGGCCGGGGTGGTGCCGAAGGACTATCCGGTGACCTGCCATTCGCTCACGGGTTACAGCGGCGGCGGCAAGAAAATGATCGCCGCGTACGAGGAACCGGGACGCCCGCGCTTTCCGATCGGCGCGCCACGCCATTACGCGCTGGGCATGAGCCACAAGCACCTTCCCGAGATGCAGAAATACGGCGGACTCGACTTCGCTCCCGCGTTCAACCCGATCGTGGGCGACTTCTACAAGGGCATGACGGTAACGGTTCCGCTTGCGCGCCGGCTGCTCGCGAAGAAGGTGTTGTTGAAGGACGTGCACGACCTGCTGGCCGGGTACTACGCCGGCGAGCGCTTCGTGCAGGTCATGCCCTTCGATAGCGACGCCAACCTGGACGACGGCTTTTTCGATCCGCTCGGATCGAACGACACCAACCGCAACGACATCTTCGTTTTCGGCAACGACGAGAACGTGGTGCTGGTGTCGCGGCTCGACAATCTCGGCAAAGGCGCTTCCGGCAACGCGGTGCAAAACATGAACCTGATGCTGGGATTGGACGAGGGGACGGCGCTTGCCGGCTAGTCGGTGATCGCAGAGTAAACGAGCTGTTTGAACAGCTTGCGGTAGTAGGCGCGGATCGGGCTCGGCGCCTGAGTCATGTACACGCCGACGAGCTGTTCTTTCGGGTCCACCCAGAAATAAGTTCCGGCGTATCCGCCCCACATGAATTCCCCGGCCGAACCGGATACGCCAGCCACGCCCGCGGCCTGGCGCACGGCGAATCCGAGTCCGAACGTATAGCCCGGCGTGCTCAGCAGGATCTCGCCCGGCGTCATCGGCGACAACGCCTGAATGCGCATGCCCAGGTGATCGGAGGTCATCAGCTCGACGGTGGTTCGGCTCAGGTAACGCTTGCCGTCAAGCTGGCCGCCGTTCGCCATCATTTGGGCGAAGCGCAGATAGTCGGACGCAGTCGACACGCCGCCCGCGCCGCCCGAGTCGTTGTTCGGTACCGCCGTCACGTCATAGAGCTTGTTGGGCTTGCCGCTGGATGTGTCCACCGGCAGGGCTTCGGCAAGGCGCCCCAGTTTCTCGCCCGGAACCCAGAACGCAGTGTCGGTCATGGCGAGAGGTTTGAACAGTCGCTCATCGAGA contains:
- a CDS encoding cupin domain-containing protein, producing the protein MALAFAVGVAVGQNTPPTENKGVKVSPPTALDLANEIDSVAGRQLRMRVVTLEPGGVVAMHSHNGRPAVAYALQGTLTEHLENGDVRDHREGEAWTEDRNTTHWAENKSDKAVMVIAVDVFKP
- a CDS encoding peroxiredoxin; translated protein: MTIKVGDKLPAGTLSEFIEDETPGCTIGPNAFKVEELVRGKRIAILGLPGAFTPTCSAKHLPGFLKMADEFRNKKVDEIWCLSVNDAFVMGAWGKDQGTKGKVRMMADGSGHYSKALGLEFDLTQRGMGVRSQRYSMLVVDGVVKAFNLDQPGKFEVSDAETLLKQAEKVTQFIP
- a CDS encoding transglutaminase family protein — its product is MRVSIDNELSYSILQPSDFVFNIEAARNQYQQIIEETLSFDPPLPFEQFTDPLLENRFVRIRANPGPLKVSYRATVGLDYMAGDPAVIQESPIAMLPMETIPFIFPSRYCQSDLLMRMAQREFGNLPPGYARVEAICRWIREHIQYQIGSSNPNTSAADVLVQRAGVCRDFAHLAIAFCRALNIPARFIASYANFPDPPPDFHALFEAFLGGRWYLFDPTELAPRNQVTRIGTGRDATDVAFATIFGMAQMTQMSPKVKILEESVEDAAAAIATS
- a CDS encoding alpha/beta hydrolase — encoded protein: MYLTVDDRKTYAYTANRAFDASKPTVVFIHGAANDHSVWSLQSRYYAYHGWNALAVDLPGHGKSAGTALATIGDLAGWIAHLLDAVGAKHVTLVGHSMGSLVALETAARHPERIKRIAMIGSAVPIQVSEALLNTSKANDHAAYEMINVFAHSNTAQLGGNRVPGMWMMGSAMRLMERSGDGVLHADFSACNHYAAGLEAARKLKCPVLMILGKRDLMTPMKVARDVISKLPDVKVVALDGAGHSLMAEKPDEVLDSLISFLA
- a CDS encoding glutathione S-transferase family protein translates to MTSQYPIILHHFEKSPFSEKVRLVFGLKNIAWTSVLIPRIMPRPDLMPMTGGYRRTPTLQIGADIYCDTQIIIRELERRFPRPTLFPDANAGLPWSLGMWTDRSFFQNTVNLVFGSLADQVPKEFREDREQLRGQKFDVDAMKAAIPQMRDQLRAHVDWIEAQLGDGRAWLLGKQPSLGDVNAYMNIWYVRGNLTDAANLFERFPKMLAWEQRVKAIGHGSRERELTSAEALEIARNATPQTPMAEDNGDLNGRKPGDRVQVIPDDYGKISVEGTIVSLSAQHIAIRRKDERAGEVVVHFPRAGFLVVPAG
- the argC gene encoding N-acetyl-gamma-glutamyl-phosphate reductase encodes the protein MMHKVFVDGQEGTTGLQIRDRLLGHGGVTLIEIDPGKRKDTSERRRLLNEADIAFLCLPDAAAKESAALVTSGRARLIDASTAHRTDPSWTYGLPELNKAQRAKILSARRVANVGCHAAGFILLMHPLVAAGVVPKDYPVTCHSLTGYSGGGKKMIAAYEEPGRPRFPIGAPRHYALGMSHKHLPEMQKYGGLDFAPAFNPIVGDFYKGMTVTVPLARRLLAKKVLLKDVHDLLAGYYAGERFVQVMPFDSDANLDDGFFDPLGSNDTNRNDIFVFGNDENVVLVSRLDNLGKGASGNAVQNMNLMLGLDEGTALAG